gtaaaggttagtccaagccgtgatcggctcatcacctcttccccggtatcggctatgaagagccgattgcatcaataccggatcggatctttggaacgggcaatatatatatatatatatatgcttgaCAACGAAATAAATCTTATTTCATAAATAtcgatctaatccaatctacgataactaaACCCTCaatgcacgatcggaacatcctacacgtgattgagcctaacaaatacgcaaAAGCGtcggaacaaacaacctaaacagaaaTCCTAAAACCAGCCGGAgagccgattcctgaagcaacctctattcaaACCACGACCCGATACTGATCATGCTGCCGGAAtcttcaactcgtttgcaaggcctaattatgcacatattgaaccaaatCTCTaaaaaatagaaactagccataacagatcggatctactgataaagatgaAGCAAGACGTAACCATCGCATCCAAGATTCGACACGACGATTACTAAGCACACgtgagcaacgaacaaagcatgatcggGATATGAAGAAAATAACGTTACTCTACGCGCggtaagataactagtgctactcgccatctacaaggcttcagaacgaacAACACATAAAACAAGcgagcaagggtgatgctaccccgatcacgcagatggcacttacccgaggaaaaccctagaacaggggaggtgatgcgccaagagttgttgatgaatgattctgtttcttgtttattcatgataTATATTTGTAGTCCGTAGACTCAtccttcttaactaaccctaaccaaacacgacacgactcttaactgcctatatctatatttacacggcctttctggccccaattATCCGTACAAGGTCCAATTCGCAAGCTTAATATAATTATCTTCTAGGTccatcttgctccgtggcccacttctggcctaTCCAGATTAATGCAAAGTTGATGTATGGATTGGCTGCTaattattattttaatttttataaATATATTGTATATCTATTCAAAATAAAAAGTAAAAAAATTATTGACATCTCCTTGTGACACTCGGAGAGAGTAAACCGAACTTTTCCAAAAAAAACCAATCTACTACGATGGACCGCTTCGTCTTTTCCACGACGCGCAGGAAGCGACGAGCCGACCACGGCGGCGCCGTGGAGGTTGAGGAGGGAGAGGCCAGCGCGCACCACGAGGGGCCGGACCTGATCAGCCTCCTCCCGGACTGCGTCCTGGGCGAGATCGTCAGCCTCCTAGACACCGAGGAGGGCGCCCGCACCGCCGTCCTCTCCCGCCGCTGGCGCTACATCTGGCGCTCAGCGCCGCGTAACCTCGACGATCGTCTCCGGTTCATCTACCCCGACAGGGAACGCCTGCAAGTCATCTCCCAAATCATCGATGCTCACCCGGGCCCCGTCCGCCGCCTCGCCGTCAGGTCCTTCATCTCCTCCTACGTCCGCCGCTACAACGATTGGTTCCCCCTTCCGATGTTCGACGCGCTACAGGACCTCGTCCTCCACTTCCCCTACACACCCGACCGCCTTCATCGGATGCCGGCCACCGCACTCCGCTTCAGCTGTCTCCGCGTTCTGGACATCGACAACTGCACCTTCTCGGCCATCGGTTTCTTGCCGGCCTTCCCCTGCCTGAcctatctctctctctccgccGCGTCGGCATCACCGAGGAGCTCCTCCATGGCATGATCTCCAATAGCCCGGAAATTGAGCATTTAATGCTCGACACGAATTTTGGCCACCGCCGCCTGTGCCTCTCCCTGCCAACGCTAAGGTGCCTGGCGGTTTCGGTCACACACTTCAATAGGATGGAGGAGATTGAGCTGGAGGACATCGAAGTTGAGGATGCTTCAAGCCTGGAACGGCTAGTGATGCATGAGACCAAATATGGTCCATCCGTGAGGATTCCTGGACCGACAAAGCTCAAGATGTTAGGCTACCTTGGAAATGGCTTTCCCATTATTCAGCTTGGCCACACGATCTTTAAGGTAAGAAGTTCGATGCATATTTTCCCTCCTAGTTTCTTGATAAAATAAGGTGCAAAGGCTACAGATTGATTCAGTGGACCGATATTTCCTAATGAAACAGTTTGATAAGAAATATTGTGCAGCAATTGTTACAAGGAAAAGGAGTAGTAAGATGTTGTGCAGCCATGATTCTTGTTTCCTCTGCTTAGATGTTGTTTGACTTGTTGTAGCCACACCTTCGTACTCGAATTTCACAAGTTACACTCCTCTCAAATTTGAACTACTCAGTTTTCTTATGAATCATCTATGTACACAGAAATATGAAACTTGTACTCCCAACACACTGAGGCGTAACAATTGAAACCAACCCGCCCGCTCACTCTTTGTTTCATTCTCGTCAGCTTGGCGGACCAGTTCATGGTTCCCGTCAGCTTGGCGGACCAGTTCTCCACGGTGACAATATTAGCATTAGACATGCCTCAGCTGAAGTTGAAGGTTGTCATTGGGTATTTATCATGTTTTCCGTGCTTGGAGAAGCTCCATGTCAAGGTGCTGCTTGTAGATCCATTTGTGCATTTCTGCTATCAGATTTCTTCATTCATTTCTTGTCTGATATATTGTTTTCAATTTTAGTTGCTGACGTATGCATGGGATAGCTATAAGTGTGCCCTGCGCTGGGATCCATCTTCTCCTATCGAGTGCCTTAACCGAAGTCTGAAGACCATCGTGCTGCAATTATATGGAGGGCGAAGAACACATGTTGAATTCGCCAAGTTTTTTTATCAAGAGAGCAAGGGTCCTAGAGCTCATGAAATTCTGTTCCATTAGAGCGGACACAACAAGATGGCATCAAAAACAGCATAGGCAGCTCAATATAAACAGCAGGGCTTCAAGGCGTGCCAAATTTCTTTTTGTGCGACAGTGTGATTCGCCCTCAAGGTTTGGGATGGATAAGTGCTTCTCAAGGAAAGAGCCCTTCAAAGAAACTATATGATTGGTGATTGTTTCTGTGTCGCTGTGTTCCATATTTCCATTCTTCGTGGAGTCAGTCTGTCAGTGCGTGTTCCGACTCAATTGATGAGACAATGATAGATATTTGTTTCTCGAAGAAACATCAGGGTTACTTTTTAAAAACTTACTCTTCCGTCCCTAAATAACTGTCGGCGTTAGTGTACATGCTACAAATTTAACTCGAATTTGTAGAAAATACATGGAACATTTGTAtctccaaataaatttattaaaaactAGATTCAAAGATCTTTCTAATGATACTAATTATGTACCATAAATATTAATATTTTTAATATATATTTAGTCAAAGTTGTTTCTTAGAAAATGAAAACGACAGATATTtagggacggagggagtagactAGAAAACGCACTCCATCCGATCACAAATTTGACTTTCAATTTCTCTATTGCTATTTCAAGTGGAAAAATATTAGGGGGCCAGAGACCAGAGTAGCCCCATGCGTCACCTGAATTTAACCAGACCGGATGTTAGGCACTGGGGTTTAAACCCCAGCTGACTCACCCTCCACTCCAGCGAGGATGCGGCCGACGGTAATCGAGCCCGGACTGGCTAGCATGTTGTGAAATTACTTTTGAATCTGATTGTAAGATTAAAACCAAAGAGTTGATTTTTTTTCCTCAATTCATAATTCCTGTTCTAATTGGCACCTTTTCATCTTCAAACTCTTCCATATGAAACTTTTGAATTTAAACATTGCATGGATGAAATAAACTTGTTTGGGAGGAAGCAGCGTGACCTTTGCCTTAGAGTAGGCAATGCATGCATTTTAAACATTGGAAGTGGAACCTAGATCGAATATCTTCCTCAAGGAGAAGGAAACCCCACGGTTGCAGATTTTAACAGTTCAACAGACAAGGCTCCTAAATTTGAGCTATGAAAAGAGTATAATCGAGCAGTATCAAATTGAACTTGTGCTTACATGCTCTAACCTGAAAACCGAAATGAAAGAGCAAATTTACCAAGTCCAAGCTCCCCATAATGAAATACCTTAGCACAACAAACTTATCCACACTGCTGCTGTTCAATGCAGGATTTGTTCAAACTTACCACCACATTGGAAAACACCCGCCAAAATGCATCGCTGTCGATGGATCGACAGTTCGCCACTACTCAACTTAAATGTGTAAGCCTAAAGCAGCTTCACTCGGCTAGACGCAGGGAGCCTAGTGCATCGCAAATGTCATCAGCTTCCTGTCCGCAGTACGCAGCTGGTGGGTGGACGCCGAAATCTGAGTCACCGATCAGGCCAGCACCCCAGAGAGGAACGGGAGAAGAGACGCCCGCGCCGCCATCGTGCCAGTTGAAGAAGCAGCGACGATCCACGGCGTCCCGGACCAGCTCCTCCCAGATGGAGCCACTGCCGCGCAAGGTCGCCGCGTTGCCCAGGATCCAGAGGCAGTGCCTGCAACAAGAACATGAATGCAAGGCATCGTCGAGAATAGCTCAGTGTAAACGATGGGTTCAGTCGCTGTCTCCTTTGTTTTCGGTCCGAAACCACGGCGGCGTACCTTGCCCTCGTTAGAGCGACGTTGGTGCGTCGGACATTGGACAGGAAGCCGATGAATCCAGCACCGTTGGACCTGACGGTTGACAGGATGATGACGTCTTCCTCGCTACCTTGGAACCCATCGACAGAGTTGACGCGCAGGGTAAGGGGAAGCATGGATTTCGCATCCCCTATCTGCTGCTGAATTGCCTCCACCTGAGCAGCGTATGGGCAAATGACGCCAACTGAAACTCCTAGCTGACTGCTGGTACAAGCTGCATACATGGCCAGGAGAAGAAAATGGATGGCATGAACTGTAATAAGTAGTGGCCGTTGATCTATCCATTTCAGCAACATTTTTCAAGTGTAAGaatggaaaaaaaaaatcatgaaagAAGTCAGTGAAAAGTTATGTAGTACAGGCTCCGCTCATTCTGCAGTACCTTTTTTGAGAGCATGCAGTATCTCCAATATGACAGCTAGCTCGGCCATGTTGCGCTTGCTCCGGCCGGGATCTTCCCGTCCATCAATGTTGATGAAAGAGTACGGCCCAAACATTGCACCTTGAAGATAGCTACGCTGGTGTCCCTCCTGCGTGACATTTGCGCCATCCAAAATGTTTCTGTCGTAGAAATTCAGGTTCGGGAACATGCTTATGGACGGGTGCATCCTGTACTGAATGTTCAGAAGGTGCTTCTTGTGTCCCAGTAAACTCAATCTCTCAAACAGACTCCTGCCCAGCAATGCAGTCTCTGCAACCTGCACGAAATAAATTCTGTTCAGCAACAAAGGAAGCAACCATCTGAAAACAAGAGCAAAAACCATTTGACAGGTGAACAAATTGTACCTTGCTTTTAACAGTTGCTGGTAGTTGGCGCTCATCACCAATAAGAACAGCTTGCTTCAGTCCGGAGAGTTGCAACGGGATGAGGGACTCGCATTCCTTGAGCTGCCCAGCCTCGTCGATGAGAAGCAAATCCATCTTCTGAGCATTCAGCTTTGCCGACCCAGACACGGTGCAGAAAACGAAGGACGCACTCCGGAGACAGAACTTCTTGATCCTGAAGTCAGAGCGTGTAACAGGAAGTTTCAGGTCTCCGAGAAGAGTCCTCGTGACGCCTAGAATTGTAGTCTTGTTTCTCATAAGATTTTCAACCAGTGCATTCTTGCCCACTCCCCCAGCTGAATCGTCGCATTTCTTTCCACTCATAGTCATGAAGACCTCCATTGCGACATTGTTTCCAGCAATCTTCCTATCAAGCAGCTTGCTAAAGTCCTCTAGCATCTTGATTACTGAAACAatatttttgtaattctttTCCAATAGGACAGCTTTCGGAACCTGGGACATGATTGTTCTGAAGCAGTTCGTCAGATTCTTGAATATCTGATGGAACCTTGACCTGATGAAAGACGCCTCTGGCAATTTTGTCCCGTCTTTCTGCCCGCAAGATTCGTTGTACTGAGATCTCAGTGTTGTTGGCTCTCCCAGGAACCCTACTAATGAAACAAGGCAATGCCTCCAACCCGTCGCCTGCGAGAAGCACTTCTTGAGCCTCTTCACGCGAGTGTCCAGGAAGATCTCGCTCAGATCACCGCCGATGGCCATGCGTTCCCGGTTGCCGAATAGCAGCAGGTCGCCATGGCATCCTCCGTCGGTGGCGGCGTGCTGCTTCGTCAGCGCCAGGAGGCGGGACGCGACCTGGCTGATCGCCGTGTTGGTCGGCGCGCACGTCAGGACGCGGCATTTAGTCTGGGCCTGGCtcgtcagcagcagcaacaggagCACGCTGATCGTCTTGGTCTTGCCCGTGCCGGGCGGGCCCCAGATTAGGCTGAATTTTGCCGCGCCGTCGCGGCGCGTCGCCGTGACGCAGCTCAGAATGGCGTCGGCCTGCGAGTCGTTGAGCTTGAACGCGGACAGTTTGGCCGCCACGTCGGCGCCGGTCTCTGCGCCTGCAGATGAAGCCACCGACGGCGTGCTCTGCCAATCAAGAGGTTCAGTCAGGCCAAACGCGCTCCAAATTGCTAATGCAAAACGTGCAGATCATTCACCGCTTGCATTGCTTACCAGCGCGTCACCGGCGACCACCTTGACGAGGGCAGGGCTTCTCTTCACCGCGGCGTCGTAGTCCAGGCAACGCCAGATGCGCACGTAGGGGATGAAGCTGAGCAGGCTGGCAGCAAAAGCGCAGCAGCTCGCGCCTTGCATCTTCCTGGACGCCCTGATCTCGAAGCTCAACTTATCTCTGCTGACATCCTTGACGTGAGCGAGGCAGTAAGACCCGTCGTTGCTTGCGAGATCGGCCGCCCGACGCGGCATCGCTCCCACGAGCACGACGATGTCACCGATGAACGGTGAGCGAGCTccacggcggccggcgacggcgacgtggTAGGCTTTTGCTCCCTTGCTGGGTTTGGGCACCATGGACCGTATCGGCACGGCCGAGGAGTGAGCATTGGGCAGTGACTCCAGTTTGGAGCTCATCTCGGCTCGCATCTCCTCCAGCAGCGGGATCCTGAACGAGTCCAGGTAGCTCTTCAGCCCGGAGAACCTGTCGGGTATCCTGCTGGCctgagagggagagagagagcttAATCAATCTAGATAAACCAAATTAAGCGATCAAAGTAGACGCAAGAGTGCAGTAGGGACCGAATTAAACCTTGTCTTTGAAGAGGTCCTGGTTCATGACATCTTGGAGGGACCAGGAGAAGATGAGGTCGACGAGCTCGTCGTCGGGCTTGCGCTCAGCTCCGTCCCCCTTGGCCATCTTCACGGCCGGGCTAATGGACACAGGAGATGGCATAGGCAGTGCCCATGCGTATATGAAGAATTATGATTATGAAGGCCGAGCAGGGGACACCCGGTTCATCTCGGGCTCGGCGGGTGACCTGGTTGCGCACCGCATTGATGGCGAATGGTTCGTTCCGGGCTCCGGGCCTgcggacgccggcggcggcggcgaataCGAGGCGGCACCGCGGCAGCGAAGCGTGCTACATACTCCTGCCTACAGATACTACCCTACAGTGTGCCGTTTGGTTCCTCGATGGATGATGGGACTCCAACTCGAACGCCGCAGGGCCATAGGAGCGGAGCAGCAGTCACGTGTCGCACCCAAACTTTGCTTTGACTAACCAAGTTTTATGCCCCTTTTTTGGGCCAGGCTGGCTGGGTATTTCTAGGCAGGCCATCATTAGCCAAAGCGAGTTCGGCCTGATGACCTGCCGCCAGGCCCGGCCCAAAACTGCATTTGCGATTTGAGCCTTGCGTCCTAACATATttgaagaaaaaaaatactCATTACCACTATAAAATTAATCCAAATATCCCTATGCATATTTGCAAATTACCACTAACTTGAAAAATTATATTAATATTTTGGAATTATTTCTAATAGTTCATATTAATTTTCTAATTTTGCTTTTTAATTCAtggaaaattttgcgtttataTTTTAGTAAATTTAGAGTTTGAACATAGTCCCTCAATTTATACTTATATAAATACTTTAGGAAAAGCAAATAATTAAAGTATGCCTCACTTACCCTCTTGGGCCTTAGCTTGAGTCTCCACGTCAGGCCAGATGAGCACCCCATCCAACTATTAGAGTTACAACCCCGATTATCCTATCGGATGTTTGATATTGGACGTATACTCATTCTCATATCTAAACCCAACATACAACAAAAATATCTAAATCCACATCTGATATCTGAAATGTAGATCTAAAACTTACCCTCTTGGATGAGTTAGGAGTGTAAATGGTCAAGGAGGATAAACATAAAACAAAAGGAAGCCACCGAGAAATTATGATTCAGGTGGATGCCACAAAAGGACCATTAATATCGACGAACTCAAGGATTAGTGCATAGGAAACGAGCATTGCTACACCAAACTTAGATCATGTAGCACGAGATTGTGGATTCAGAGCAACATAGAGGCCACAGATTGTTGGAATGGCGACCCTTGTGCCTTGGCACCAACAAGGAGTGCTGATGAAACCATTTATTTAGATCAAGATATATAAGATATACGAGTGAGACGGTATAAGGGGACACATGCTGTTGTAGGCAATTTGAAGAATGTAGCTTCAGGTTGTAACGTGGCAGACCATGCATGAAGAACCAGAGAGTTATGGAAACTGCAAAAGATATTATGTGGCCTGCGTTTTGGATACTATGTGGTCAAAACGAACCTAGAATTCCACCTAGTCCTGGATATTATGTTCCCATTTTTTTTTTGGCTGGTAGGTAGCCACAACATTGCCAAAATCTGGTGGCTCTCTGAAGAGTTTCATTTTCCTTGAACAGAAATCCAGCAGCACCATGAGTCCACAAGTGATAGTTTGGTATGAAGACAACTGTTGGTTGCTTTCGTACTGTGTTGCAGTCCAACTGCGCCTGCTCATTTCAGATATTTTCCCCTGCTTTCTTCTGCAAGCGTTACTGGTGGCTGTCCTCCTTGCTTGAGCTACGTGGACCAAGCGCCTCCAGAATCCAGATGAGGCCGGTGAtttttcaccacattttgcccAAAAACCCGTGCTTCTTTCACTTGCAGGGTAACTGCAACTCCACGAATAATACTGGTTTTGAACAGAAACTTCTAAGGGCTCTCCTGAGCTTTCTGTGGGAAGGGAGCCGACGTGGCCACACCCTACCCATGCGTAGCAGCCATTTCAACCAGGAGTTGCCTGTGAAAATCAGCCGCGAAGGAATCTCCTCCCTCGCAGGATAAGGTGCCGTGGGCGTAAACAGGGTGGGTTCTTCCACTCCCGGCCTCTAGTTCTTTCCCTCCAGAGGTGATGGCCAAATGCTACTCCGATTGGCCCCCGATCCCGCCTCTGCGTCCGTCGCGAAGAACGCCGCCGCAATCCCACGCCTCCCTGTGCGCGATCAGGCGGCAGCTCGCGTCCTTCGTGCTCCACTGCTCCAGGTCCTGCGCCTCCCCTCTCCTCGAGCCCAAGAACCTGCCCGATGAGTTCCCGGCCGTGCCGgctgcgccggcgccggcgccgctgccGGATGCCGCCCCGAAGCTCGGCATATCCAACAAGTTCATCCGGGGCCTCTGCAGCGACCCACAGACCGAGCAGCTCGCCTTCGAGTGCTACCGGAGGGCGCTGCTGCAGCCGGGGTTCCTGCCGGAGAAGAAGACGGCCAACGCGCTCACCGTGCAGCTGCTCAGGGCCAAGCAGTGGGGCTCGCTGGAGCTGCTGGTCCAGGACTTCGGCGCCTACGGCGTGCTCCCGGAGAAGCGGACGTGCGCGCGGCTCGTCGCCTGCTGCATCAGGGCGAGGCGGTTCGGCCTCGCCGACGCGGTGCTCGCCGTCCTCGAGGCCAAGAAGGGGGCGCCCGCCGTGATGGCCTTCGGCGCGGCCATGCAGGCGTACAACAAGCTGCACATGTACCGGAGCACGGTGCTGCTGTACGGGCAGGCGAGGGTGGCTCGCCTGCCGCTGAGCGCCGCCGCCTACCGCGCCGTGATGGCGGCGTGCGGCGCCCTAGGCGAGCCGGACATGGTGGCGTCGCTGTTCAAGCTCTACAGGTCCCAGAAATGGTACCCCTCCGGTGGCTGCGTGGAGGCGTACGCCATCGTCTGCGACGCGCTGGGGAAGGCGGGCAGAGCCCTGGACGCGCTGCGGAGCCTGCGGGAGATGGAAGCCGACGGGCTCTTGCCAAACGCCGCGACCTACTCCTCCGTCATTGGCGCTCTGGCAGATGCCCGGGAGaagccggcggcggaggaccTGTACCACGAAGCCTGGGACAGCAAGATGCTGGCGGATCCCGACATGTTCCTGAAGCTGACCGTCATGCACGTCGAGGCTGGTGTGGTGGAGGAAACCATAGAGGTCGCCAAGGACATGAGGCAGATCGGCCTGAGGGTCACGGACTGCATCCTCTCCACAATCATCAATGGCTTCGTGAAGAGGAGAGGCCTGAAACCAGCCATCAGAGCGTACGACAAGCTGGTGTTCATCGGGTGCGAGCCTGGTCAGGTCACCTACGCCTCGGTCATCAACGTGTACTGCCGGCTTGGCCGCAGCGACAGGGCAGAAGCCGTCTTCTCGGAGATGATCGGCCGAGGCTTCGACAAGTGCGTGGTCGCCTACGGCAACATGATCTCAATGTACGGCAAGATCAGGAGAGCACCAGAGGCCATGAAGCTGCTGGCCACGATGAAGCAGAAGGGGTGCGAGCCCAACGTCCAGGTGTACAACTCCCTTCTCGACATGCACGGCCGGCTCGGGAACTCGAAGCAGGCCGAGAAGATCTGGAAGGAGATGGCGCGGCGCAAGGTCCGGCCTGACCGGATCAGCTACACGGCCATCATCCTGGCGAACAACCGGGCGGGGGAGCTGGAGCGGTGCATGGAGCTGTACCAGGAGTTCAGGGAGACCGGAGGGAAGGTGGACAAGGCCATGGCCGGGCTCATGGTTGGGGTGTTCTCCAAGTGCAGCCGATTCAACGAGCTCATCGAGCTGCTCAAGGACATGGATGGCACCAAGCTGGACCGGAGGCTGTACATGACTGTCCTGCGAAGCCTCCGGGATGCCGGCCTGGAGGTCCATGTGAAGTGGCTCCAAAGTAACCTCACGTTCGTGGAAGAGAAAACCTGATGCCAGGTGCCACGAGTTCTTGCTGTGCATATTCAGGGCCGAAGTATATCGGACGTCCAAGAAAAGGCATTGCTCTGTAAATGGAAACTGAAAAAACGGTAAATATTTGCTTGCCCAATGCTCTCTTTTGAAGCTTGTATGCTATTGTTGCTCAATTTCGATCTTCATTGGCTCAAGTGGATAGCAATGTAAATGTATTTTAAGGGATGCCAACTTTGTACCATTAATGATCTGATTCGAAAATTCTTGAACAGATTGCCTACTTCAGTAACTCTGCATATGTCAGATTTACTGAAATTGTTGTACCATAGCCACTTTTGGAAGATGTAACTTTGTATCTATAATGAAAAATTCATATTATGTGGGTACTGTCTATACGAAAGTAACATGTTTTATATCATGATTGTCATGTTTGCTTTGCTAGTCTG
The sequence above is drawn from the Panicum hallii strain FIL2 chromosome 7, PHallii_v3.1, whole genome shotgun sequence genome and encodes:
- the LOC112901058 gene encoding pentatricopeptide repeat-containing protein At5g13770, chloroplastic — its product is MAKCYSDWPPIPPLRPSRRTPPQSHASLCAIRRQLASFVLHCSRSCASPLLEPKNLPDEFPAVPAAPAPAPLPDAAPKLGISNKFIRGLCSDPQTEQLAFECYRRALLQPGFLPEKKTANALTVQLLRAKQWGSLELLVQDFGAYGVLPEKRTCARLVACCIRARRFGLADAVLAVLEAKKGAPAVMAFGAAMQAYNKLHMYRSTVLLYGQARVARLPLSAAAYRAVMAACGALGEPDMVASLFKLYRSQKWYPSGGCVEAYAIVCDALGKAGRALDALRSLREMEADGLLPNAATYSSVIGALADAREKPAAEDLYHEAWDSKMLADPDMFLKLTVMHVEAGVVEETIEVAKDMRQIGLRVTDCILSTIINGFVKRRGLKPAIRAYDKLVFIGCEPGQVTYASVINVYCRLGRSDRAEAVFSEMIGRGFDKCVVAYGNMISMYGKIRRAPEAMKLLATMKQKGCEPNVQVYNSLLDMHGRLGNSKQAEKIWKEMARRKVRPDRISYTAIILANNRAGELERCMELYQEFRETGGKVDKAMAGLMVGVFSKCSRFNELIELLKDMDGTKLDRRLYMTVLRSLRDAGLEVHVKWLQSNLTFVEEKT
- the LOC112900818 gene encoding uncharacterized ATP-dependent helicase C29A10.10c-like; translated protein: MPRRAADLASNDGSYCLAHVKDVSRDKLSFEIRASRKMQGASCCAFAASLLSFIPYVRIWRCLDYDAAVKRSPALVKVVAGETEPLDWQSTPSVASSAGAETGADVAAKLSAFKLNDSQADAILSCVTATRRDGAAKFSLIWGPPGTGKTKTISVLLLLLLTSQAQTKCRVLTCAPTNTAISQVASRLLALTKQHAATDGGCHGDLLLFGNRERMAIGGDLSEIFLDTRVKRLKKCFSQATGWRHCLVSLVGFLGEPTTLRSQYNESCGQKDGTKLPEASFIRSRFHQIFKNLTNCFRTIMSQVPKAVLLEKNYKNIVSVIKMLEDFSKLLDRKIAGNNVAMEVFMTMSGKKCDDSAGGVGKNALVENLMRNKTTILGVTRTLLGDLKLPVTRSDFRIKKFCLRSASFVFCTVSGSAKLNAQKMDLLLIDEAGQLKECESLIPLQLSGLKQAVLIGDERQLPATVKSKVAETALLGRSLFERLSLLGHKKHLLNIQYRMHPSISMFPNLNFYDRNILDGANVTQEGHQRSYLQGAMFGPYSFINIDGREDPGRSKRNMAELAVILEILHALKKACTSSQLGVSVGVICPYAAQVEAIQQQIGDAKSMLPLTLRVNSVDGFQGSEEDVIILSTVRHCLWILGNAATLRGSGSIWEELVRDAVDRRCFFNWHDGGAGVSSPVPLWGAGLIGDSDFGVHPPAAYCGQEADDICDALGSLRLAE
- the LOC112901329 gene encoding uncharacterized protein LOC112901329, whose amino-acid sequence is MISNSPEIEHLMLDTNFGHRRLCLSLPTLRCLAVSVTHFNRMEEIELEDIEVEDASSLERLVMHETKYGPSVRIPGPTKLKMLGYLGNGFPIIQLGHTIFKLGGPVHGSRQLGGPVLHGDNISIRHASAEVEGCHWVFIMFSVLGEAPCQVADVCMG